TTTGGTTGCCTTTGCTATCCAAACCAAAATCTTGCTCACAATAAAAAGCTTTCTCCTCGATCATCTCGCTGCATCCTTCTTGGTTATCCTCACAACCATCGCTGCTATAGATGCTTTGATCTCACTACAAAGAAAATCATCATACCTCGTCACGTCAATTTCGACGAGACTTGTTTCCCTTACCAACAAAACTCTGACAAGGAAACTCAAACATACAATTTTCTTGATCAAGAGACAGAACCTTCGCCAATATTTCGGGGAATCCTTCAAAATACTTCCTCTCATCCTCCTGCTCCAGCTGTGATTCCCACTGAAACACAGCAGCCAACTCAAGTTGTTACAACTGCGGTTCCACGGCATCAAATGGCAACAAGATCCAAAAGTGGCATCACAAAGCCACGCCAACAACTTTCGCTTCACACTCAAAAATTTTCTCCCTTACCAAAAAGCTATCTCAGAGCACTTGGAATCCGTCGATGAATGTTGAGTACAATGCGATAATTAAGAGTGGTACTTATGATCTTGTACCGCGACCAAAACACACTAACATTGTGAGGTCCATGTGGCTTCACAAACACAAGTTTGATGCAGATGGTAACTTTAAGAGTCACAAAAGTAGGTTGGTCGCAAATGGCAAATCTCAAGAGGAAGGAGTGGACTTCTCAGAAACGTTTTCACCGGTGGTTAAGCCAGTAACCATCCGCTATGTTCTTCATGTTGCTCTAGCGCATGACTGGCCGGTTCAACAGCTCGACGTGCAAAACGCCTTCCTACACGGAACGCTTGACGAGACGGCTTTGTCGATCAGTCCAAACCGGACCATGTTTGTCGCCTCAACAGATCCATCTACGATCTCAAACAAGCCCCTCGTGCTTGGAATGCTCGTTTTGTGAATTTTATTACTAACCAAGGCTTTTCTCAAAGCAAAAGCGATCCGAGTTTGTTTGTCTACAGGAACGGTGCTGATCGGGCTTATCTCTTGTTGTATGTCGACGACAATCACCGCCTCATCGACAAAGATACGTTCTGACATTGTCACCAAACTGAAAGAAGAGTTCCCTATGACCGATGCTGGAACAATCAACTCCTTCCTCGGAATCTCGGCCAAGTTCAACGACAAAGGCCTATTTCTCAGTCAAGGGAGATACGCGGAGGAGATAATTGAAAGAGCAAACATGAAGGAATGCAATCCCTGCGCAACACCCGTTGACTTGAAGCAGAAGTTATCAGACAAAGAAGGCAGTCCAGTGAAAGACCCTACTCAATATCGTAGCCTCGCAGGAGCCCTACAATATTTAACCTTCACTAGACAGATATGTCTGTTTATGCACGACCCACGGGAACCTCATCTCGCAGCCTTGAGACGGATCGTACAGTACCTCCAAGGGATAAAGCAACACGGCCTTCAACTCCTCAAGCATCAGAAGATGAACATGACTGCATACTCTGATGCCGATTGGGGAGGCTGTCCCGACACACGTCGCTCAACATTCGGCTTCTGCATTTACTTGGGAGACAATCTTGTTTCACGGTCCGCTAAGCGCCAACCAACTGTCTCAAGATCAAGTGCTGAAGCAGAGTACAAAGGTGTGGCTAATGCAGTTGCAGAAACGTATTGGATACGCAATCTCCTACTCGAAATGGACTGTCCTCTACAGAAGGCTACGTTAGTGTACTGTGATAACATCAGTGCAGTCTATCTATCTTCAAATCCAGTCCAACATCAACGCACCAAACACATAGAGATTGACATACACTTTGTTCGCGAGAAGGTTAAAATGGGTCAGATACGTGTACATCGTTACAGTATGCTGACATATTTACAAAAGGACTACCATCAACTCTCTTCAACTCCTTTCGGTCCAGTTTAGGCGTCAGAAAACTCGACCCTGCAACTGCGGGGGACTGAAAGATACTAAAGAATATTTTCTATATTGTTTAGATAGATAAGAGTAGTTCAAAGGGAAATCCCTGATTTACTGTAACTGATTCCCGTATATATTGGCACATCAATACTACGTAACATTCCGGGGAAACTAATTCTACTTTCAGTGATCTCTTGCAATCCAAGCTATCCCACTATAGAGCGATGCATTCCTCCAATTCACATGGATATTGCATTTGATCCTCCCCTCCTCTGGTGGAGACCAGCTATCACCACTTTGCAAGCAAGCTCTCCCATCTGTGTCCGGAGTCAGAACGTTGTTCAGCTTAAACCATTGGTCAACTTCATCCAATGTTTTAGGATTAAGAAAACTAAAAATAAAAGATAAAAATTTAAAAGTTTTGATTTAGAAGGCATGCGAAGGGACATTCAAAGCTTAAACATAAATGACTTTCCAATCTTATCCCAGTCAATATATGGGACTTTGACAGTTGCTAAATTCTCATTTCCAAGGAGGAGCTTGGCTTGAAGTCTCTCCTTCTCTGCCTTGACGTTGAAAAGTGCCTTCTTCTCCATCTCCTCAAGTAACTTTACTTGATCAGAAATATAGTATACTTCAGTTTGTGCTGAATGCCTTTTCTCCTTCTCCTGCATCTGATCATTCACCATGTGGAGGATCGCTTTGTAGTTTTCCTTTGTTTCTTGTAACCTTCTTCAGGCGTTCGCCCGTAGTCATCCTCTATAGGACGCTTCGTCTTGAGGTCAATAGATCCCGACATTTTAACCTGTCAGTGTAAATAAAGTCAAAACATACTTTGGCCTATAAGATGATGAGAAGTAGATGATGTTTCTTCCTTGAATTCGGGTATTGATCAAGAAATGAGTGAGGAGAGGAGGGGGTTTCCTCTTCTTTATTCAGATACTTTTTTCTCAAATGAAGGTTAGGGTATTTATAATAGTGGAATCAAAGTCCCAATATATGTGAATCTTCGGTGATAATGCAATCAAAGTCCAATGTATGCGACTTTTCAGTATACTCTCCATGTATGCGACTTTTTGGTTGTGTTTTACAACAGGGTACAATTTTTACAAAGTTTTACTATTAAACTTCGTAAAACTTAGAAGTACTTTGTTTAACAAATCAAATAGATAAGATCCGAAAACAAGTTAACCATAGACTGTGTTTGTTTAACAACTTTTTGGTTGTGTTTGCAATTGTTAAACTTATCATCGCCATTTATAAGAGACATTGATTGCAAGCCCCTCGACAACTTAAGCGAATCTTGTAGACTGTAGTGAACTTTTTAAACAAAGAAACATAAACCTAACACTACAAGAGATAACATTCTAGGAAAGTTTGTAGAGACTAGTGAAGCACATAAAGAATACATTATACACATGGTAACACGTTTCATTCATTATTTCTAAACAGTTTTCATCAAATGTCATCATCATTTTTTGTGATAATCAACATCTTATCTTGTGGCGATATCATCCTTCTCGACGGTGAAATCCCAGATATCACCATACTTGTCATTAAAGTCCCAAATGCTCATAGTGTTGTAGTCATTAATGAGCTTGTCACGAGCTCCTCTCTCCATTTTGTAAATCTGAGGTTCGAAGTTGTGGGGCATGTCTGGTTTATCCATCTCTATTATACAGAACACTATGGTAAACAAACCCGCACCTATGAACAAGTACTCACCCTGCAACACACAAACACTTGTGATTCCTCTTCCTCTCAAACAGAAACTGTAATAGAGACTTGATTAATGAGAAGCTCTCATGTCTTAACTAACAAACCAAGCGCTCAACCAAAAGCTAGAAAACCCACATTTTCAACAGCCTGTTTGAGACGTCTTTATCTTTAACGAACTTTTAAAATCTATAGTCTAG
This genomic interval from Brassica oleracea var. oleracea cultivar TO1000 chromosome C2, BOL, whole genome shotgun sequence contains the following:
- the LOC106324134 gene encoding uncharacterized mitochondrial protein AtMg00810-like, with protein sequence MSTTITASSTKIRSDIVTKLKEEFPMTDAGTINSFLGISAKFNDKGLFLSQGRYAEEIIERANMKECNPCATPVDLKQKLSDKEGSPVKDPTQYRSLAGALQYLTFTRQICLFMHDPREPHLAALRRIVQYLQGIKQHGLQLLKHQKMNMTAYSDADWGGCPDTRRSTFGFCIYLGDNLVSRSAKRQPTVSRSSAEAEYKGVANAVAETYWIRNLLLEMDCPLQKATLVYCDNISAVYLSSNPVQHQRTKHIEIDIHFVREKVKMGQIRVHRYSMLTYLQKDYHQLSSTPFGPV